The following is a genomic window from Opitutus sp. GAS368.
AAGGTCATGGCCAAGGGCGACCCCAAGGCCCGGTTGGCCGAGTTGATCGCCGCCCTGCCGGCGATGGACTTCTCCACGGATGCGACGGTCGAGGCCGGCATCAAGTCTCTCGCCGAAGGCAAGGGCCTCGGCTTCGGCGACTACCAGGCCGGGGCACGACTGGCGGTGTCCGGCACCAACGCCGGCCCGAGCATCACCGCCATGTTCCGCGTGCTGGGCAAGGAGCGCGTGACAGCCCGCCTGCAGCGATTCCTGGCTTCCGTCTGAGTGCCGGCTGCCGGCGCTTGGCCCCGTGCTTTGGCCGCACTCTGGCCACACTTCCGCTTCAGATCCGCCGTAGAGCCTTCGGCTCCACTAGGGCTGCTCTTCGGCTCTCCAATGGCTATCCTTCGGCTCTCCTTGCCCTATCCTGGCGCGTGGCTTCGGGAGCTGCCAGCCGCGGGCGGCTTGGCTGGCCTTGGGCGCGAATAGCCTTGTAACCGCGCCGGCGCCGAACCGTCTTTGTTTTCATCCATTTTGCAAGCCATGAAACACACCCTGCGCTATTGCTTTGTCCTCCTCGCCCTGGCCACCACCGGCCTGTTCGCCGAGGCCGCCACCGAGCCGGTCACGGCTCCCGCCACCGGCCACCACAAGACCCTCAAGGTCGCCAAGAAGGGCGGCAAGAAAGGGGCCCACAAGAAGCACAAAAAGCACAAGAAGAAGGCCGCCAAGTAACCGGGCCCTTCGCTCATCCAGCCCGCGCGATCCGCGCGGGCTTTTTATTTTGGAGGCGCGAGCATCAGTCTCGCAATACTCCGGGGGAGGGCCGGTCTCCGCACCGGCCGCGGCTGGTCCGGAGACCAGCCCTCCGTCTGCAAACCATGAAGCGGCCCGCCGGACGCGGGCCCTCCAGATCATTTTGCCCAGGTGTCCTTGAGCGAGATGGTCCGGTTGAAGACGAGGCGCGGTCCGCCGGCGAGCGGCGACCCTACATTGCTATCCTTTGGATCGAGCGCGAAGTAGCCGAGGCGCTCGAACTGGTAGCGGTCCTCCAGCTGCGCCGTGGCGAGCGAGGCCTCGAGTTTGGCGGTGACAACCTCGAGTGACTTCGGGTTCACGACCTTCAGGAAGTCCTCCTCGGCCGCGGGTTCAGACACGGTGAAAAGGCGGTCGTAGAGTCGCACCTCGGCCTCGAGGCAGTGGCTGGCGCTGACCCAATGGATGGTGCCCTTGACCTTCTTGTCGGCGTTGGGCTGGCCGTGCCGCGTGTCGAGCTGGGCCGTGCAGCGGATCTCGGTAATCACGCCGGTGGCGTCCTTCACGAGTTCGTCGCACTTGATGATGCAGGCGTATTTGAGACGCACCTCACCGCCCGGCTTCAGGCGGAAATATTTCGGCGGCGGCACCTCGGCAAAGTCATCGGTCTCGATGAACACCTCGCGGGTGAGGGCGAGGGGGCGCGTCGTGGGATTCTCGTCCTGTGGGTTGTTCGTTGCCGTGCACTCGATGACTTCACCGGCGGCCAGGTTGGTGAGCACAAGCTTGAGCGGCTTGAGGACGGCGAGGCGGCGGGCCGCTGCGGCGTTGAGTTCCTCACGGACGGCGTGCTCGAACACGGCGATCTCGGTGACGCTGTTGAAGGTCGTGACGCCGACGCCGATGACAAACTTGCGCAGGGCGCTGGCCGGGATGCCGCGACGCCGAAGACCCGAGATCGTGGGCAGGCGCGGGTCGTCCCAGCCGGTGACCACCTTTTCCTGCACGAGGCGCAGGATGTTCCGTTTGCTCAGGAGGGTGTAGGTGGGTACCAGCTTGGCGAATTCGTATTGGTGCGGCAGCGGGCGCGGCAGGCCGAGGTTCTCGAGGATCCAGTCGTAGAGCGCGCGATGCGGGACGAACTCCAGCGAGCATAGGCTGTGGCTGACACCCTCGAGGTAATCGCTGAGGCAGTGGGCGTAGTCGTAGAGCGGATAGAGGCAATGGTTGCCCGCGTGGTAGTGCGCGATGTGACGGATGCGGTAGAGCAGTGGGTCGCGCAGCCACATGTTGGGCGATGCCATGTCGATCTTGCTGCGCAGCGAGCGCGCGCCGTCGGGAAACTCGCCGGCCTTCATGCGCTGGAACAGGTCGAGGTTCTCCGCGACGCTTCGGTGGCGGAAAGGCGAGTCGCGGCCGGGCTTGTCGGGCGCGCCGCGGTATTTTTCCGTATCCTCGGCGCTCAGGTCGCATACGTAGGCCTTGCCGCGCCGGATGAGTTCGAGGGCGTATTCGTAAAGCGTGTCGAAGTAATCACTGGCGAAGAACGGCTCGGCAGACGCCGAGCCAGTTGAGAGCTGAGAGCTGAGAGTTGAGGGATCGACCGGTCCGAGATAGTAATCCGGCTGGCCGTTGCTGGTGACCTGGGCGGGATGTGCGCCCTTGGGTTTGAAACCGAGGCAGTGGTCGGCCCAGCCCTCGATCAGCCAGCGCACGTCGCGGGTGATGGACTCGACATATTCGACCTCCTCCTTGGCCGGGTTGGTGTCGTCGAAGCGCAGGTTGCACATGCCGCCGTGCTCGCGGGCGATGCCGAAGTTCAGGCAGATGGACTTGGCGTGGCCGATGTGCAGGTAACCGTTGGGCTCCGGCGGAAAGCGCGTGACGATCTTCGCGTAGCGCTTCTCGGCGACATGGCCCGCGACGATATCGCGGATGAAGTCACTGGGCGCAGGCGCGGGTGTGGTGTGGTCGACGGACATTCCTCCCCAAGAAGGGGAATCGGCCGGCGCAAGGCAATGACGCAGTTATTCCCCGTGGGTCCAATACCTCGGAGCTTGCTCCGGCTTGATCGGAATGTAGGAGCCTGCTTGCAGGCGATTCGGAACGCCCGCCCCCCGGACCAACCGCGGAATCGCCTACAAGCAGGCTCCTACAAAAATGAAAGGAAACGGGCATGGTGGGTTTGATCAAATGCCCCGGGGCTTGCCCCGGGGATCTTTACTTGGCCGCGCCGGCCGGAGGCAGGGAGGCGAGCAGCTGCTCCAGCCGGGCTTTCCCGGCGGCGTCGGTCCCAAGGGCGAGGCCGGCCTGCGCGACCTTGGCGGCCGTGGGGCTGTCGCCGGCGCGGTGGTAGATCTCCGCGAGTGCATAGTAGAGCGCGGCGTCGCGCGGAAACAGCTTCACGCCTTCCATCAGGACGGCGAGGTGGTCCTTGGGCGGAAGGCTGACGCAGGCCAGCCAGGTCTCGCCGGCGGTTTCATAGGTTTCCGGGAGCGGCGGACCCAGCCGCCGGGCGGGCATGAGGGCCTCGAGGACGCTGTTGATCTGGGGAGCATCCAGCCGCCCGCCAGCCGCCGCGGGCCTGGCCTTGGCCGCCGCGAGGCGCAGGCGCGCCAGCTCGACATAGGCGGCGGGGCGGCGGACACCCGCCTTCACCGCCGCTTCCAGCGCGGCGCGGGCCCGGTCGTTTTCCCCGGCCTGGCTTGCCGCCACGCCGTAGGCCGCGAGGAAGGCCGGTTCGCGGGCTCCGCGGGCATAGCTGCCGGTGTAGGTGGCGAGCGCGTCGTTGGCGCGGCCGGCCAGGCGCTGGGCGTCGCCCTTGATGCGACCGACCTCGGCATCGGTCGCCTCGCGCATGACGATGGGGCCGCCGCCGAGCGGAGGTGCGCCGGCCTTGAGCGTGTAGGTGGTGGAGGTGTGGTTGGTGAAATCGATGTAGCCGCGCAGCTCGTTCAGCATTTGCTTGTAGCTCATCTTGAAGCACTCCCTGAACAACGCCTCGCTGACGGGTTCCTTGGCCAGCCGCTGCGTGAAATTCGTGTAGGCCTCCTTGAAGCGGCCGTTCTCGCCGAAGAGGCAGAGGTGCACGAAGGCGTAGGCCTGCTTGGCCCAGCGATTGTTGCCCAGGGGATTCCTGGCCTCGTTGGAATCGGCGGTTATCGCAAAGAACTGGTCCAGGGGAATCAGGGCGCGGCGCTGCAGCGCGACGTTGAAGGGGCGGTCGCCAACCGAGGTCAGCGCCGGGACGTCCTCGGCCGCAGAGCCGTCATCGGGGGCCGCGCCATCGGGGATCGCGGCGGGTTGCGCGGGTTGGTAGGCGCTGGAATCGACCCGGCCGAAGATGATCCATTTCGGCGTGAACTCCATGGCCATGACGATTTGCGCCATGCCTTCCTGCACCCAGGCGGGGGGAGGAACGTCGCCCTGGCTGAGCAGGTAGCGGACATATTCGCGGTAGAGTTGCTTGTAGGGGTCGACCTCGAAGTTGGTGGTGGAGTTGCCGGCGTCATCGGTCTGTCCGTTCAGCGTGATGACCGAGGCCTGCAAATCGACGATGATGGTGGCCTGCTCGCGGTTGCGCAGAAACAAGCTGGTGGAGCCGGTGTCGGCGGAAGCGTCGGCGGGGGCGGCAAAGTCGGAAAATTTGTTCCGTCGGCCGCACAGGATGAGGGTGCGGGCCGGCGCACCGGCGCGCTGGGGCTGCGGCCAGACCACCTCCAGGGCCTGTTGGAAAATCTGAAAATCGCGCAGCAGGCGCTTGCTCGCGCCCTCGGCGGCGTTGGACAGCACCTCGGTGCCGTCTTCCAGCCGGACGTATTGCCAGGATTCGGGCGGTGGCGGGAGGCGCACGTCGGTGACCGACACATCCGGCAGCTTGACGACTTCGCCCGCGGTTTCGGGGCTGGCCGACGGGGCGGAAAGCGCGAGCCCGGACAGGGCAAGTGAAACAACCGCCAATGGGCCACAGAGCCCGGAACCGAGGAAGGGGAAGCGCATGGGGTAAAAAGACTGACTGCAGAGTCAAAGACTGGCCGGCGCCGCGGCGGTAGCCAGCGGGTCCGAAGTCATATCGATAAATTGGCGCGGGCGATGGACAACTCCTCTTTCGAGGGATGGAAGGTTGTCTGGCGGCCGGCGGCTGGTGTCGGGCGAGTGGGAGAGTTACGCTCAGACCACCGAAGTCTCATCCGCGGCCGTAGGGCGGGGCGGTCCGGCCCCTGCCGGGAGTCAGGCCGTCGGAACCCATTTCCTTGATGAGGCTGGTGAAATAGGGGATGAGCTGTTTCTTGCGGCTGACCACGCCGGGCAGGTCGAAGATCTCGTCCTGCTCCACATGCGAGTAAGAAATGCGGCGGATCAGCTCGGGGTCGCCCTTGACCAGCATGAGGGAATTCTGGGTGTTGATGTCGGTGACGAGCAGGGCGGCAAACGCGAGTTTCTCCGCGGTGCGCACGTCGGCCAGTGCGCCGGCCAGGACCTTGGCGTGCTGCCAGAAGTTGTCGAAGCCGAGTTCCTCGACCTGCGAGACGGCGAAGCGCACGCCCTCCTCGTCGTAGACCTTGAAGTCGGAGCGGACGACCTTGTCGGGCGGGCTGGCCAGGATGACCGAGCCGGAGCTGAAGATGAGCTGGGCGAGTTCCTGGGCCTTGAGGTCGGCGAGGGATTGGAGCCAGCTGAGCACCTCGGCATCCTTGGCGGTGGAGGTCGGGCTCTGGAGCAGCAGCGTGTCGGAGATGAGCCCGGCCATCATGATGCCCGCGAGGTTGGGCGTGGGGGTGAGCTGCTGGCGGCGGAAAAGGTCGGCGATGATGGTGCAGGTGGAGCCGACGGGCTCGTTGATGAACAGGATGGGCTGCGGGGTGGCCATCGGCCCGAGGCGGTGGTGGTCGATGATCTCGGTGATCGTAACCTCGTCGGCGCCGGGCACGGCCTGGGTCAGCTCGTTGTGGTCCACCAGCACGAGGCGGGTGGGCACGGGCTTGAGGAGGTCGCTCTTCGTGAGGATGCCCAGCAACGTGCCGTCCTCGCTGGTCACCATCATGGCGTTCGGCCCGCCTTGGGCGAATTTCCGGCGGACCTCGGTGATGCGGCTGTCGGGATTGAGCATGGCGAACTCGCGGTCGGCCAGCTGCTCGATCGTGGAAGCGGTGCGGACGAACCAGGCGGTGGTCGCCGTGTCGTGCTGGCTGACGAGGATGCTGACACCATGGGTCTTCGCCAGGGTGACGATCGAGGGATCGACCGGCAGATTGCCGCTGACGATGATCGCGCGGATGCCGAGCTCGATGGCGCGCTGCTGGATGTCGCGCCGGTCGCCAACGATGATGATGGAGCGGCCGGGCGGGATGTGGTCCTTCTCGGAGATTTTCCAGAACGTGCCCACGTCCATCGCGCCGATGCGCACAAACAGTTCCTCGAGCCGGTCGCCCTCGACGAGGTGGAGCACGGAGGCGCCGAGTGACTGCACGATGCGGGCGAGGCTGGTGCGGACCTGGCGCAGGGCGCGCGGTTCGTCGAGGCGGGGAATGAAGAAGTGCCCCAGCTGGGTCAGGGCGATGGTGCCGGTCGCCCGGTTGTCGGAGGACACGATCGGCAGGACGCTCAGCTGGTGCCGGTCGATCAGCCGCAAGGCCTCGGCGCAAGTGGTTCCCAGGCTGACGGCGATGGGGTTGACCGTCATGAGGTCGTGGACGCGGGGGGAGACGTCGCTCAGGTAAAGCGGCAGCGGGGTGCGGAAGCGCTCGAGGATCGCGTCGATGCGGGCGTTGGAATTGCCGCAGCGGGCGGCGACATAGCCCGTTTCGCCGCGCGCCTCCTTGAAGGCGGCATAGGCGATGGCCGAGCAGATCGAGTCGGCGTCGGGATTCTTGTGACCGATGACAAAAGTGGGCGTGGCGGAGGCCATGGTTTAGGTCGCGCAGCCTACGGCGCGGCGTGCGCCGAGGTGAAGCGCAATTATGGAGCCACGGCGACCTCGCCGTGGGATATCGCAGCGGGGTCGCTGCGGCGCCAGAGCTCCAGATTCAGCTCAAGGAGCCTTCTCCGCCGGCGTGCCTGCCAGGCTGCCGATTCCCGCGGGCGGCGTGGCGTAGACGCGGGGATTGATGGCCGCGTTGCTGTTGAAGGGCAGGGCCTGGAGGAGGGAGCTGCCCTTGCGGCCGTTGTTGAGCGTGAGCTGGGTGGCCGCCTCGGTGAGGTTG
Proteins encoded in this region:
- the glnS gene encoding glutamine--tRNA ligase, giving the protein MSVDHTTPAPAPSDFIRDIVAGHVAEKRYAKIVTRFPPEPNGYLHIGHAKSICLNFGIAREHGGMCNLRFDDTNPAKEEVEYVESITRDVRWLIEGWADHCLGFKPKGAHPAQVTSNGQPDYYLGPVDPSTLSSQLSTGSASAEPFFASDYFDTLYEYALELIRRGKAYVCDLSAEDTEKYRGAPDKPGRDSPFRHRSVAENLDLFQRMKAGEFPDGARSLRSKIDMASPNMWLRDPLLYRIRHIAHYHAGNHCLYPLYDYAHCLSDYLEGVSHSLCSLEFVPHRALYDWILENLGLPRPLPHQYEFAKLVPTYTLLSKRNILRLVQEKVVTGWDDPRLPTISGLRRRGIPASALRKFVIGVGVTTFNSVTEIAVFEHAVREELNAAAARRLAVLKPLKLVLTNLAAGEVIECTATNNPQDENPTTRPLALTREVFIETDDFAEVPPPKYFRLKPGGEVRLKYACIIKCDELVKDATGVITEIRCTAQLDTRHGQPNADKKVKGTIHWVSASHCLEAEVRLYDRLFTVSEPAAEEDFLKVVNPKSLEVVTAKLEASLATAQLEDRYQFERLGYFALDPKDSNVGSPLAGGPRLVFNRTISLKDTWAK
- a CDS encoding putative manganese-dependent inorganic diphosphatase, producing MASATPTFVIGHKNPDADSICSAIAYAAFKEARGETGYVAARCGNSNARIDAILERFRTPLPLYLSDVSPRVHDLMTVNPIAVSLGTTCAEALRLIDRHQLSVLPIVSSDNRATGTIALTQLGHFFIPRLDEPRALRQVRTSLARIVQSLGASVLHLVEGDRLEELFVRIGAMDVGTFWKISEKDHIPPGRSIIIVGDRRDIQQRAIELGIRAIIVSGNLPVDPSIVTLAKTHGVSILVSQHDTATTAWFVRTASTIEQLADREFAMLNPDSRITEVRRKFAQGGPNAMMVTSEDGTLLGILTKSDLLKPVPTRLVLVDHNELTQAVPGADEVTITEIIDHHRLGPMATPQPILFINEPVGSTCTIIADLFRRQQLTPTPNLAGIMMAGLISDTLLLQSPTSTAKDAEVLSWLQSLADLKAQELAQLIFSSGSVILASPPDKVVRSDFKVYDEEGVRFAVSQVEELGFDNFWQHAKVLAGALADVRTAEKLAFAALLVTDINTQNSLMLVKGDPELIRRISYSHVEQDEIFDLPGVVSRKKQLIPYFTSLIKEMGSDGLTPGRGRTAPPYGRG